The following is a genomic window from Terriglobia bacterium.
CGCCTCCATGGGTTTTCCTTCTGGGATGCGCTGATTCTACGAACGGCCAAGGAGGCGGGGTGCCGCACGATCTTCTCCGAGGACTGGCAACATGCCAGGGAAGTTGACGGAGTGCGGATCATCAATCCTTTTCGGTAGCCGCAAGGCACAACGCACAGGCGCGTTGGGTCAGTTTGCGTTGTCAACAAAGTCAGACGGCTGCCAGCAACACGGAATCAGCTCACTGCCGAAATCTCAGATTTCGAATCGTTGGCCCCCGTATCGCATCTCAATCGAGTCTGCGCGCTGTCCCGCCGCGTCTCTCGTTTATATATAATGAACTGATTCGCACTCGTTTTTGGAGCAACCACACCCATGATTCGATTTCTGCAAACCCCCGGCAAGACGAAAAAGATCGTGCTTGGCGGGCTGCTTATGGTTATCTGCGGCGCCATGGTGATCACCTTGATTCCGGGCGGCATCCTGGGCGACACTTTTGGCTTCGGCAACCCGCAGGGCAACGTAATCGCTAAGGTCGGCGACCAGGAAGTCACCGTCAGCGAAGTGCAGGACAGCGCTCGCCAGATGGGCAAGCAGCAGTTCCCGCGCGGCTTCCCGCAGCAGTTCATGCCGTTCCTGATGCAGCGCGCGGCGCAGCAGCTCATCGTCCAGAAGGCGATGGTCGCCGAAGCTCACCGCATGGGCTTCAAAGTCACCGACGCGGAGCTCCAGAGCGAGCTGCAGCACGGTACCTTTGCCTCGGCGCTGTTTCCCGGCGGCAACTTTGTCGGCCAGAACATCTATGAAGGCTTCATCCAGCAGAACTTCAACATGGGCGTGCCGCAGTTCGAGCAACTGCTCATGACCGACCTGCTGATCCGCAAGCTGCGCGCTGCGGTGGAAGGCGGCGTCACCGTCTCCGACCAGGAAATCGCGCAGCAGTACCAGCGTGAGAATACCAAGGTCAAGTTCGACTACGCCGTGCTCACCCTCGAGGACCTGATGAAGCAGGTGCAGCCTTCCGAGGCCGAGTTGAAGTCGTACTTCGACCAGCACAAGCAGCAGTACGCCAACGCCATCCCAGAGAAGCGCCAGGCCCGCTACATCGTGATCGATACCGGCAAGGTTCGACAGCAGGTCCAGGTCACGCCCCAGGAATTGCAGCAGTACTACAACTCGCATCGCGACCAGTACCGCGTCCCCGAGCAGGTCAACGTCCGCCACATCCTCATCAAGACGCCCGCCCCTGGCCCTGACGGCAAGGTGGATGAGGCGGCGATGAAGGCCGCGCGCGAGAAGGCCGATTCGGTCCTTAAGCAGGTCCAGGCCGGCGGCAACTTTGCCGAGCTGGCCAAGAAATATTCAGAAGACGCCGGCAGCAAGGACAACGGTGGCTCCATTGGGTGGATCCAGCGCGGCCAGACCGTTCCCGAATTCGAGCAGTCGGCGTTTTCGCTGCCCAAGGGCCAGACCAGCGGCATCGTTCGCAGCACCTTCGGCTTCCACATTATTCACGTAGACGACAAGCAGGAAGCGCACGTCAAGTCGCTCGACGAAGTGAAGCCGCAGATCGAGCCGCAGCTCGCCGCCGACAAGGCCGCCACCCGCGCCGATGCGCTCGCTTCTAAGGTGCAGACCGATGCCCGCACCGCCGGGCTCGACAAGGCAGCCAAGAATAGCGGCCTCGACGTGGTCGAGACCGGTCTGTTCACGCGCACCGACTCGCTCCCCGGCCTGGGCAACGCGCCGGAATTCATGTCCGCCGCCCTCAGCGCGCGCGACAAGGGCACGCCCGACACGGTTCATATCCCGCAAGGCTACGTCGTTTATCAGGTAACTAAGGTAGAGCTGGCGCGCACACCTTCGTTCGAAGAGATTCGTTCGCGAGTCGAGCAGGAATTCAAGGCGGACGCCGCCAACCGGATGCTGCAGCAAAAGACCGCTGAGCTGTCCGAGAAGGCGCGCTCGCTCCACGACCTGAAGAAAGCGGCCAAGGAACTCGGCGCCACGGTGAAGACCAGTGACCTGGTCGGTCCGAGCAGCCAGGTGCCCGACCTCGGCTCGCTTTCCGGCCCGGCGTCGATCGTCTTCGACATGAAATCGGGAGAGATCAGCGCCCCCATCGGCACCGGCCGCAGCGGTGTGGTGGTCGCCCTGCTGGACAAGCAGGAGCCGCCGCCGGCGCAGTTCGCTGCCTCCAAGGACCGCCTGCGCGACCAGCTCCTGCAGAAGAAGCGCAACGAATTCCTCGAGGTCTTTGCCTCCAATCTTCAGAAGCGCATGGAGAAGGACGGCAAGATCAAGATCAACCAACAGGAACTCAAGCGCATCACGACCCCGACGCAGAGCTCCGAAGGCTCCTAAACGTACTCGTTAACCACCAACGACACGGAAGACCACGATGATATTTCGTGCTCTTCGTGTCCTTTACCATAACCAGTATCTAAGTTTTATCGTTAGCGACCGGCCAAAGGCTGGGATCCACCAGCTAAGATAACCACCAAGGACACGAAGGCCACGATGAATTTCGTGATCTTCGCGTCCTTCATCGATAACCGGAAAGTTCTAATTGTTAGCGACCGGCAAACGGCTGGAATCTACCCGCTAAGAGCTAAAGGCTAAGAGCCGAGAGCTAAGAGCTAAGAGCTTGCCTCACGAACGCGCCTCCGGAATCCTGCTCCACCTCTCCTCGCTACCCTCGCGCGGCGGCATCGGAGACCTCGGCCCGGCTGCCTACGAATTCCTCGACTTCCTCTCCTCGGCGCGGCAGACGCTCTGGCAAATCCTGCCGCACGGCCCGACGGCATACGGCAACTCTCCCTACTCGTCCATCTCCGCCTTTGCCGGAAACCCGCTGCTGGTCAGCATGGAACGCCTCGCTGACGCCGGCTGGATCGATCGAGGCCGGCTCGCTGTTCTTCCCGAGCACCCCGGCCCCATTGACTGCGATCACGTCCGCGCCATCAAGCTGCCCCTGTTGCGCGAAGCCGCCGGAAATTTTCTCGACAACGCCTCCGGTTCCGCCCGCAGCCGCTACGAAAAATTCTGTTCCGACAATGCCTGGTGGCTCGACGACTATGTCCTATTCGTCCGCCTGCGCGACCGTTACCAGCAAGTTGCCTGGAACCAGTGGCCACGCAAACTTGCCCGCCGCGAGCTCCGGGAGCTGGCCCGCGTGCGGGAGCAGCTCGAGATCGCGCTCGAGGTCTCCCGCGTCACCCAGTTCTTCTTCTTCGAGCAGTGGCGCGCCCTGCATCAAGCCTGCCGGCAGCGCGGCATCCGCATCGTTGGCGACGTCGCGATTTTCGTTGACTACGACAGCGCCGACGTCTGGACGCACCCCGATCTCTTCCAGCTCAATGACGACCTGAGTCCCACGGTCGTCGCCGGCGTGCCTCCCGACGCTTATAGCTCCACCGGCCAGCGCTGGGGCAATCCGATCTATCGCTGGGACGTGCTGAAATCGCGCGG
Proteins encoded in this region:
- a CDS encoding peptidyl-prolyl cis-trans isomerase: MIRFLQTPGKTKKIVLGGLLMVICGAMVITLIPGGILGDTFGFGNPQGNVIAKVGDQEVTVSEVQDSARQMGKQQFPRGFPQQFMPFLMQRAAQQLIVQKAMVAEAHRMGFKVTDAELQSELQHGTFASALFPGGNFVGQNIYEGFIQQNFNMGVPQFEQLLMTDLLIRKLRAAVEGGVTVSDQEIAQQYQRENTKVKFDYAVLTLEDLMKQVQPSEAELKSYFDQHKQQYANAIPEKRQARYIVIDTGKVRQQVQVTPQELQQYYNSHRDQYRVPEQVNVRHILIKTPAPGPDGKVDEAAMKAAREKADSVLKQVQAGGNFAELAKKYSEDAGSKDNGGSIGWIQRGQTVPEFEQSAFSLPKGQTSGIVRSTFGFHIIHVDDKQEAHVKSLDEVKPQIEPQLAADKAATRADALASKVQTDARTAGLDKAAKNSGLDVVETGLFTRTDSLPGLGNAPEFMSAALSARDKGTPDTVHIPQGYVVYQVTKVELARTPSFEEIRSRVEQEFKADAANRMLQQKTAELSEKARSLHDLKKAAKELGATVKTSDLVGPSSQVPDLGSLSGPASIVFDMKSGEISAPIGTGRSGVVVALLDKQEPPPAQFAASKDRLRDQLLQKKRNEFLEVFASNLQKRMEKDGKIKINQQELKRITTPTQSSEGS
- the malQ gene encoding 4-alpha-glucanotransferase — encoded protein: MPHERASGILLHLSSLPSRGGIGDLGPAAYEFLDFLSSARQTLWQILPHGPTAYGNSPYSSISAFAGNPLLVSMERLADAGWIDRGRLAVLPEHPGPIDCDHVRAIKLPLLREAAGNFLDNASGSARSRYEKFCSDNAWWLDDYVLFVRLRDRYQQVAWNQWPRKLARRELRELARVREQLEIALEVSRVTQFFFFEQWRALHQACRQRGIRIVGDVAIFVDYDSADVWTHPDLFQLNDDLSPTVVAGVPPDAYSSTGQRWGNPIYRWDVLKSRGYDWWVQRMKWALTTCDIVRLDHFRGFEAYWEIPANEPTAYNGRWIQGPGDDLFHALRQALGGFPLIAEDLGMITPAVHALRERLQIPGMKVLQFGFSDPGAHIYLPHRYEPNCVVYTGTHDNDTSLGWFNSLRGDERRAAQDYLGADPDGMNWALIRAALTSLARLAIVPLQDVLGLGSDARMNTPSRIGGNWTWRYLPGALKKEYAERLARLSDVSDRNASAGNQQRHGEPSEDFVA